One window of Mauremys mutica isolate MM-2020 ecotype Southern chromosome 6, ASM2049712v1, whole genome shotgun sequence genomic DNA carries:
- the LHFPL2 gene encoding LHFPL tetraspan subfamily member 2 protein isoform X2 has translation MCHVIVTCRSMLWTLLSIVVAFAELIAFMSADWLIGKAKPVSSEDMDNRTGGSQEPYHPTLGIYGRCTRISHMQVSRRDTLCGPYAENFNEIASGFWQATAIFLAVGIMILCAVAFVSVFTMCVQSVMKKSIFNVCGLLQGIAGQRLSSDITVKTFNGSIWESPGWQQEIGYVQRSFLRPLGCALNQICSNHRKGFCSKEDWHFKLILISRVGCTVRGDARVQV, from the exons ATGTGTCATGTCATTGTAACTTGTCGCTCAATGCTGTGGACACTTCTGAGTATTGTCGTGGCTTTTGCAGAGCTCATAGCTTTCATGAGTGCAGATTGGCTAATTGGCAAAGCCAAGCCTGTGAGCTCCGAAGATATGGACAACAGGACAGGAGGCTCACAGGAGCCTTACCATCCAACTTTGGGTATCTATGGGCGTTGCACCAGAATCTCCCACATGCAGGTTTCCAGACGAGACACACTTTGTGGGCCCTATGCAGAGAACTTTAACGAGATTGCCAGTGGGTTCTGGCAGGCTACTGCTATTTTCCTAGCTGTGGGGATCATGATTCTCTGTGCTGTGGCATTTGTGTCTGTCTTTACTATGTGTGTGCAGAGTGTAATgaagaaaagtatttttaatgtcTGTGGGCTGCTACAAGGGATTGCAG GACAGAGGCTATCTTCAGATATAACCGTAAAGACCTTCAATGGATCTATTTGGGAGTCACCAGGGTGGCAGCAGGAAATAGGATATGTACAGAGGTCTTTTCTTCGCCCTCTGGGCTGTGCTCTCAACCAGATATGTTCAAACCATAGAAAAGGGTTTTGTTCAAAAGAAGATTGGCATTTCAAATTGATTCTCATTTCTCGTGTTGGCTGCACGGTAAGAGGAGATGCAAGAGTGCAAGTTTAA